In the genome of bacterium, one region contains:
- a CDS encoding peptidoglycan-binding protein, with the protein MKRIISFAAAAVLVLSLAATGFAQQATKPMAKQQMTAPAKAEHKRIRATTAPLKLTKEEMTALQNALIAAKAYHGKANGMLDTATKAALRRYQQDNKLKVTGEPNAETLDKLGVSHPAASMPTAAPAMTHPEDGKPPAASKTKAATHKSDTQQN; encoded by the coding sequence CTCTTTTGCCGCCGCCGCGGTTCTGGTGTTGAGCCTGGCCGCCACCGGTTTTGCCCAGCAAGCCACCAAGCCCATGGCCAAGCAACAGATGACAGCGCCGGCCAAAGCCGAGCACAAGCGCATAAGGGCCACGACGGCCCCGCTCAAGCTTACCAAGGAGGAAATGACCGCGCTGCAAAACGCCTTGATCGCTGCCAAAGCCTACCACGGCAAGGCCAACGGCATGCTCGACACGGCGACCAAGGCGGCGTTACGGCGGTATCAGCAGGACAACAAGCTGAAAGTGACCGGCGAGCCCAATGCGGAAACGCTGGACAAGCTCGGCGTATCTCATCCGGCCGCGAGCATGCCGACGGCGGCGCCGGCGATGACGCATCCGGAGGATGGGAAACCGCCGGCTGCTTCCAAAACCAAAGCAGCCACCCACAAATCCGACACGCAGCAGAACTGA